Proteins co-encoded in one Ananas comosus cultivar F153 linkage group 15, ASM154086v1, whole genome shotgun sequence genomic window:
- the LOC109721356 gene encoding polygalacturonase-like isoform X1: MGHLQNKLLLITLLIFFSFHNLFSCCYSTLEESSINNPYYDTANYRMDYYDSLPYQELSSGAGPTSPERAFNVDDYGARADGTTDDRDAFLKAWNATCSSSSDSAAFVVPEGKTYLLKPLIFSGPCKATHVTVMIRGTLEASKDRSDWPTDEIRTHWIKFESVKNLLVQGGGTLDGNGDIWWQNSCKIDESLPCIHAPTALYFYGCQNLRVENINLRDSQQIHMTFGYCADVEASELTITAPEWSPNTDGIHVASTTNAHIHDCSIGTGDDCISIVNGSRNIKATNIVCGPGHGISIGSLGANHSTDHVSDVIVDNAMLTGTTNGVRIKTWQGGQGHAKNIIFKNINVHNVSNPIIINQDYCDSMIPCHEQKSAVAVSGILYKNIKGTSATEFALKLNCSKSVPCHDVVLQDISLEGEGGIPIHSLCRNVKWTAIGNIYPTCSS; the protein is encoded by the exons atgGGTCATCTCCAAAACAAGCTTCTTTTGATCACCCTTCTCATATTCTTCTCCTTCCACAACCTGTTCTCTTGTTGCTACTCTACCTTGGAGGAGAGCTCCATTAATAATCCCTACTATGACACCGCTAACTATCGCATGGACTACTATGATTCCCTTCCTTATCAAGAACTCAGTAGTGGCGCTGGTCCGACGTCTCCGGAGAGAGCTTTCAACGTCGACGATTACGGTGCGAGGGCCGACGGAACGACCGACGATCGCGAC GCGTTTCTGAAGGCGTGGAACGCGACGTGCTCGTCGTCGTCGGATTCTGCTGCATTCGTAGTGCCTGAGGGGAAAACTTATCTCCTGAAGCCACTTATCTTCTCCGGCCCATGCAAAGCTACTCATGTTACTGTGATG ATTAGAGGAACACTTGAAGCTTCGAAGGATCGATCGGATTGGCCGACCGACGAGATTCGGACGCATTGGATCAAATTCGAGAGCGTAAAAAACCTGCTAGTGCAAGGTGGTGGAACACTCGATGGAAATGGTGACATTTGGTGGCAAAACTCTTGCAAGATCGATGAATCTCTA CCTTGCATTCACGCGCCAACG GCTTTGTACTTCTACGGGTGCCAAAACTTGAGAGTGGAAAACATCAATCTAAGAGATAGCCAACAAATCCACATGACATTCGGGTACTGCGCCGACGTCGAAGCGTCCGAGCTAACCATCACCGCACCCGAATGGAGCCCGAACACCGACGGAATTCACGTCGCGAGCACCACGAACGCGCACATACACGACTGTTCGATCGGAACCG GAGATGATTGCATCTCGATTGTTAATGGCTCGAGGAATATAAAGGCCACGAACATAGTTTGCGGTCCGGGTCACGGAATTAG CATAGGGAGTTTAGGAGCGAACCACTCGACAGATCATGTGTCTGATGTGATTGTTGACAATGCCATGTTGACGGGTACAACAAATGGAGTGCGCATCAAAACTTGGCAg GGAGGACAAGGACATGCGAAAAACATAATTTTCAAAAACATAAACGTGCATAACGTCTCCAATCCTATTATCATAAATCAGGACTATTGCGACTCCATGATCCCATGCCATGAACAG AAATCAGCTGTTGCTGTAAGTGGAATCCTTTACAAAAATATCAAGGGAACTAGCGCTACAGAATTTGCTCTGAAATTAAATTGCAGCAAAAGTGTTCCATGCCATGATGTGGTGTTACAGGATATTTCTTTAGAAGGAGAAGGTGGAATTCCTATCCATAGTTTGTGTcggaatgttaaatggactgCAATTGGAAATATCTATCCTACTTGTTCTTCATAG
- the LOC109721356 gene encoding polygalacturonase-like isoform X2: protein MDYYDSLPYQELSSSAGPTSLERAFNVDDYGARADGTTDDRDAFLKAWNATCSSSSDSAAFVVPEGKTYLLKPLIFSGPCKATHVTVMIRGTLEASKDRSDWPTDEIRTHWIKFESVKNLLVQGGGTLDGNGDIWWQNSCKIDESLPCIHAPTALYFYGCQNLRVENINLRDSQQIHMTFGYCADVEASELTITAPEWSPNTDGIHVASTTNAHIHDCSIGTGDDCISIVNGSRNIKATNIVCGPGHGISIGSLGANHSTDHVSDVIVDNAMLTGTTNGVRIKTWQGGQGHAKNIIFKNINVHNVSNPIIINQDYCDSMIPCHEQKSAVAVSGILYKNIKGTSATEFALKLNCSKSVPCHDVVLQDISLEGEGGIPIHSLCRNVKWTAIGNIYPTCSS from the exons ATGGACTACTATGATTCCCTTCCTTATCAAGAACTCAGTAGCAGCGCTGGTCCGACGTCTCTGGAGAGAGCTTTCAACGTCGACGATTACGGTGCGAGGGCCGACGGAACGACCGACGATCGCGAC GCGTTTCTGAAGGCGTGGAACGCGACGTGCTCGTCGTCGTCGGATTCTGCTGCATTCGTAGTGCCTGAGGGGAAAACTTATCTCCTGAAGCCACTTATCTTCTCCGGCCCATGCAAAGCTACTCATGTTACTGTGATG ATTAGAGGAACACTTGAAGCTTCGAAGGATCGATCGGATTGGCCGACCGACGAGATTCGGACGCATTGGATCAAATTCGAGAGCGTAAAAAACCTGCTAGTGCAAGGTGGTGGAACACTCGATGGAAATGGTGACATTTGGTGGCAAAACTCTTGCAAGATCGATGAATCTCTA CCTTGCATTCACGCGCCAACG GCTTTGTACTTCTACGGGTGCCAAAACTTGAGAGTGGAAAACATCAATCTAAGAGATAGCCAACAAATCCACATGACATTCGGGTACTGCGCCGACGTCGAAGCGTCCGAGCTAACCATCACCGCACCCGAATGGAGCCCGAACACCGACGGAATTCACGTCGCGAGCACCACGAACGCGCACATACACGACTGTTCGATCGGAACCG GAGATGATTGCATCTCGATTGTTAATGGCTCGAGGAATATAAAGGCCACGAACATAGTTTGCGGTCCGGGTCACGGAATTAG CATAGGGAGTTTAGGAGCGAACCACTCGACAGATCATGTGTCTGATGTGATTGTTGACAATGCCATGTTGACGGGTACAACAAATGGAGTGCGCATCAAAACTTGGCAg GGAGGACAAGGACATGCGAAAAACATAATTTTCAAAAACATAAACGTGCATAACGTCTCCAATCCTATTATCATAAATCAGGACTATTGCGACTCCATGATCCCATGCCATGAACAG AAATCAGCTGTTGCTGTAAGTGGAATCCTTTACAAAAATATCAAGGGAACTAGCGCTACAGAATTTGCTCTGAAATTAAATTGCAGCAAAAGTGTTCCATGCCATGATGTGGTGTTACAGGATATTTCTTTAGAAGGAGAAGGTGGAATTCCTATCCATAGTTTGTGTcggaatgttaaatggactgCAATTGGAAATATCTATCCTACTTGTTCTTCATAG